The region CCCCCAGCCGCGCGGCGGCCGTCAGATACGGGTCCGGGTGCGGTTTGGTCCGCTCCAGGTCGTCGCCCGCCAGGGTCAGCCGGAAGTTCTCCCGGCCCAGCGAATGCAGCATCTGGTCGACGATGGCGCGGTGGGAGGCGGAGACCAGGGCGGCCGGCACGTCATGGGCGGCCAGTTCGGCCAGCAGCCTGCGGGCGCCCGGCATCAGGGGAACGCCGCGCCTGATCCGGGCCAGGAAGGCCGCGTTGAGCAGCACGCTGAGCTCGGTCAGGCTGATGTCGACACCGGTGGCTTGAATCAGATACCCGGCACTGCGGGTCATCGGGCCGCCGACCACGACCTCGCGGTGTGCGTCGTCGAGGATGTGGCCGAGTTCGGCGAAGACCTCCGCCTCCGCCTCCCACCAGAACCCCTCGGTGTCGACGAGCGTGCCGTCCAGATCGAGGAATACGGCTTGGAGGGTCGCGGCTTCGGCCGTTCGGGTGCCGACTGCGGGGATGCTGCTGGTCATCCATCCACCTCCGTGACGACGTCCCCGAAGGGACGAAAGGGCCGGTCGCCATCCCCGGCTGGGGAGACGACCGGCCACTACCGGACCGATAAGTGTACGACGGTACGAGCCGAAATGCGTGGTGACCGAGGTCAGGGCCGTTTTGGGCAGGATCCCGGGGCGGCCCGATCCGCTCCCACCGGATCACCGAGCGTCACGTCATCTTCCGGGACGGCCCGCGGACCGCCCCGGAAGGTGCTCGCCCCGCTACCGCGCGTTGAAGTACTTCGCTTCCGGGTGGTGGATGACGATCGCGTCGGTGGACTGCTCGGGGTGCAGCTGGAACTCCTCGGAGAGCTCGACGCCGATCCGCTCCGGCTGCAGCAGGTCGGCGATCTTGGCGCGGTCCTCCAGGTCGGGGCAGGCGCCGTAGCCCAGCGAGAACCGCGCGCCGCGGTACTTGAGCGCGAACATGTCCTCGACGTCGGCCGGGTCCTCCCCCGCGAAGCCCAGCTCGGCACGGACCCGGGCGTGCCAGTATTCGGCGAGTGCCTCGGCCAACTGGACGGACAGGCCGTGGAGTTCGAGGTAGTCGCGGTAGGAGTTGGCGGCGAAGAGTTCGGCGGTGGCGCCGCCGATCTTGGAGCCGACGGTGACGACCTGGAGGCCGACGACGTCGGTCTCGCCGGTCTCCTCGGGGCGGAAGTAGTCGGCCAGGCACAGGCGCCGGCCGCGGCGCTGGCGGGGGAAGGTGAAGCGGGTGCGCTCGGTGCCGTCCTCGTGCAGGAGGATGAGGTCCTCGCCCTTGGACACGCAGGGGAAGTAGCCGTGGACGACGGCGGCTTCGAGGAGGTTCTCGGTCTGCAGCTTGTCGAGCCAGCCGCGCAGCCGGGGACGGCCCTCGGTCTCCACCAGCTCCTCGTACGTCGGACCGTCGCCGGTACGGGCCTGCTTGAGCCCCCACTGCCCCTTGAACAGGGCCCCCTCGTCCAGCCAGGACGCATAGTCGGCGAGCTGGATGCCCTTGACCACGCGGGTCCCCCAGAACGGCGGGGCGGGCACCGGGTTGTCGGTGGCGACGTCGGAGCGCACCGCGCCCTCCGGCTCCTCGACCTCCAGCACGGCCGTGTCCCGCTTGGGCACCCGGCGTTGCTTGAGTTCGGGGAGGGTGGCGCCGGGCACGCCGCGCTTGACGGCGATGAGGGCGTCCATCAGGCGCAGGCCCTCGAAGGCGTCGCGGGCGTAGCGGACCTCGCCCTCGTAGATC is a window of Streptomyces caniferus DNA encoding:
- a CDS encoding HAD family hydrolase, whose amino-acid sequence is MTSSIPAVGTRTAEAATLQAVFLDLDGTLVDTEGFWWEAEAEVFAELGHILDDAHREVVVGGPMTRSAGYLIQATGVDISLTELSVLLNAAFLARIRRGVPLMPGARRLLAELAAHDVPAALVSASHRAIVDQMLHSLGRENFRLTLAGDDLERTKPHPDPYLTAAARLGADPACCAVIEDTLTGVTAGEAAGCPVVAVPSVTPIPPAAGRTVVPSLEEVDLPFLRTLITESRGAMY